The genomic interval GGCCGTCTCGCGGCCCACCGAAAGCACCGTTCCGCGCACCCGGTCGCCCACCTTCGGACCCTTCTTGGGCGTCGCTCCGTCGCCGCCCTGGCTCTTTTCGAACTCAGCCAGGATCTCCGCGAAGTCGCGCTCGTCGGTCATCAACCGACTCCGCCGGTGGCCTTGGAGCCCAGTTTCCTGACGATCTCGAATTCCGTGCGCTGAACCGGCTGGATCGAAAGGCGTTGACCGCGCTTGGTGACGAGCATCTCTTCCAGGCCCTCGGTTTCTTTGAGGGTCGCCAAGGACACCACGCCGGGGAACTTTTTCTTGAACCGGATGTCGACCATGTACCAGGTCGGGTCATCGGGGTCGCTCTTTGGGTCGTGGTACTTGTGCTTCGGGTCGAAGGCGAAGGAGTCCGGATAGCCGGCCTTCGAGACCTCCGCCAAGCCCACCACCCCCGGCGGCTTGGCGTTCGAGCGATAGAACAGCACCCCATCGCCCACCCGCATGTC from Acidobacteriota bacterium carries:
- a CDS encoding EVE domain-containing protein; this translates as MTKTKRYWLMKVEPEAYSIDDLESDGTTPWEGVRNYQARNFMRDDMRVGDGVLFYRSNAKPPGVVGLAEVSKAGYPDSFAFDPKHKYHDPKSDPDDPTWYMVDIRFKKKFPGVVSLATLKETEGLEEMLVTKRGQRLSIQPVQRTEFEIVRKLGSKATGGVG